One window of Bactrocera tryoni isolate S06 chromosome 2, CSIRO_BtryS06_freeze2, whole genome shotgun sequence genomic DNA carries:
- the LOC120767341 gene encoding protein Aster-B isoform X1, translating to MNCTSTKRQQSTTTTPINSSEPGPFISASPSPLLETPLIDHRSNVGISDSSILTSTVEYTDLKKRRPTPPPRLGRAPKTTSAAAPAHQTLMIKNIESISTHANAEEKDEEKEEKDICWGANRKSSIAEEIGAAQVNKLKPIKEGAEDIKSINTNNTKTDNDAAAIVSSDVQELGGGDLKLAINTFSSTTLKVETGVHVSNPFTSESSLVPTGSNKSIQSTVKSSTLTETLECGLSDADKAEKENQDLACGSTSDGLLPKTPNSGESSLSRENSIVLGKNRLPKTPSFSKLSSSLQSSLGALSGSRPDEDTISKSSDTSGELVRGICDDSSALDKPKGGSRLSERAKKKSWYNVLYPNYKSRAEDFKKLFKEVPCEERLIVDYSCALQRDILVQGRLYVSQNYVCFHANIFRWETYLTIRWKDVTSITKEKTALVIPNAISICTAKEKYFFATFTTRDKAFLMLFRVWQNTLMNKQMLPQEIWQWVHNCYGDELGLTTDDEEDYIDPTTVPPENEGDIDYASALEDATSIVSSTLTSEYNTAHSTQNVNNSGGNSSSTSSGGSGGGTKSKAKSYFFSSNKSIANTSTTTSASGSDNKTSDNNIRERESDSKNAMNAKELTLTSVKPEDEAAKCKTGSYNANESSSGASKETKSSTLKPQPHEKRKVSKSTRVRDEAASNNQTNLPTDVSGSSDSEENKAPFVATAECTSAHEGRQLVHTILPINVDTLFNLLFSKSKFLMDFHAMRKTENMSFGEWVTDEDGKKTRAVSLTVQLLASVGPKTARVTETQEIRECSKPGELYSIDVTSVNAGIPYADSFSVLMHYCLIRTVDDHTMLSVHAQIKYKKSIWGVVKGFIEKNTWAGLEEYFNAMQQALQSETCIPPAKAKGRRPRRGTAAQVRPTEDVPEAQTKSEAVEVAVATSRRNTPRLPLVAAQQSPIEAEPENKHKWLSVFVLALLFFLIALNVILLLKLWALEERIDDDISNRARLPNLAALRELPNSNEEWVELLRQQEILHEAELKKWHKVLQTAIELLKKVSAVCEFIYKNDKLTQQIEKIHEEL from the exons ATGAATTGTACCAGTACAAAAAGACAACAATCCACAACAACTACACCAATTAATAGTTCGGAACCAGGGCCCTTCATTTCAGCATCACCATCACCACTTTTAGAGACTCCCTTAATAGATCATAGAAGCAACGTTGGAATCTCAGACTCATCTATACTTACTAGTACTGTTGAATATACTGACTTAAAGAAGAGAAGGCCAACACCTCCCCCAAGATTAGGAAGGGCCCCAAAAACTACTTCCGCTGCGGCGCCGGCTCATCAAACGCTGAT gataaaaaatattgagagCATATCAACTCATGCGAACGCTGAGGAAAAAGATGAAGAAAAGGAAGAAAAAGATATTTGTTGGGGTGCCAACAG GAAATCTTCCATCGCCGAAGAAATTGGTGCAGCACAGGTCAATAAACTAAAACCAATTAAAGAGGGGGCCGAAGATATCAAGTCTATAAACACTAATAATACTAAAACCGATAACGACGCAGCCGCTATAGTTTCTAGTGACGTCCAGGAACTCGGAGGCGGCGATTTGAAATTGGCGATTAATACGTTCTCATCTACCACACTTAAAGTAGAGACAGGTGTTCACGTCTCTAACCCTTTTACGTCTGAATCAAGTTTGGTCCCTACTGGGTCTAACAAATCCATACAGAGCACCGTTAAATCCTCAACACTGACGGAAACACTTGAATGTGGACTCAGCGACGCTGACAAAGCCGAAAAGGAAAATCAAGACTTAGCGTGTGGGAGCACATCGGACGGATTATTGCCTAAGACGCCTAATAGCGGAGAAAGCTCACTAAGTCGagaaaattcaattgttttagGAAAAAACAGATTACCGAAAACACCATCGTTTTCAAAATTATCCAGTAGTTTGCAGAGTTCACTGGGAGCACTTAGCGGCAGCCGCCCTGATGAG GACACTATCAGCAAGTCAAGCGATACTTCTGGTGAGCTAGTGCGTGGTATATGTGACGATTCGAGTGCTCTTGATAAACCAAAAGGTGGCTCGCGGCTTTCGGAACGAGCTAAAAAGAAGTCTTGGTACAACGTCCTTTATCCGAATTACAAATCTCGCGCAGAAGATTTCAAGAAACTTTTCAAAGAAGTACCGTGCGAGGAGCGTCTTATTGTCG attactCGTGTGCACTACAGCGCGACATTTTAGTGCAGGGACGCTTGTATGTCTCACAGAATTATGTTTGTTTTCATGCTAATATATTCCGATGGGAAACCTACTTAACGATACGATGGAAAGATGTCACGTCAATAACAAAGGAAAAAACTGCTCTTGTCATACCAAATGCAATTTCGATTTGTACTGCTAAGGAAAAGTACTTTTTTGCCACATTCACAACACGTGACAAGGCGTTTTTAATGCTCTTTCGAGTATGGCAGAATACATTGATGAACAAGCAAATGCTACCGCAAGAAATATGGCAATGGGTGCATAATTGTTACGGCGATGAACTTGGTTTGACCACAGACGACGAAGAAGATTACATTGATCCAACCACAGTACCCCCAGAGAACGAAGGTGATATTGATTATGCATCAGCACTAGAAGACGCAACCTCTATTGTTAGCTCAACCCTCACAAGTGAATACAACACAGCTCATTCAACACAAAACGTCAACAATAGCGGAGGTAATAGCTCCAGCACAAGCAGTGGCGGCAGTGGCGGCGGCACCAAATCAAAAGCTAAGTCATACTTTTTTAGTTCGAATAAATCGATTGCGAACACTTCGACCACAACGTCGGCAAGCGGTTCGGATAACAAAACGAGTGACAATAACATACGCGAACGCGAAAGCGATTCGAAAAACGCAATGAACGCGAAGGAATTAACATTGACTTCAGTGAAGCCGGAAGATGAGGCTGCCAAGTGTAAGACGGGCAGTTATAATGCGAATGAAAGTAGCAGCGGCGCCAGTAAAGAGACAAAAAGTTCAACGCTTAAACCACAACCGCATGAAAAGCGCAAAGTTTCAAAAAGTACGCGTGTCCGTGATGAGGCGGCAAGCAATAATCAAACCAATTTGCCTACAGACGTCTCTGGTTCCAGTGACTCTGAAGAGAATAAAGCTCC ttttGTTGCAACGGCGGAATGCACATCAGCACATGAAGGCCGTCAATTAGTACACACAATACTTCCCATTAATGTAGATACGCTGTTCAACTTGCTCTTCTCAAAATCCAAATTCCTGATGGATTTCCATGCGATGCGCAAAACCGAGAATATGTCCTTCGGCGAGTGGGTAACTGATGAGGACGGCAAGAAGACGCGTGCCGTAAGCTTAACAGTGCAGTTATTAGCTTCCGTAGGACCAAAAACAGCCAGG GTGACCGAGACGCAGGAAATACGCGAGTGTAGCAAACCCGGCGAACTGTATTCCATAGATGTAACTAGTGTTAACGCTGGCATTCCATATGCTGATAGTTTTAGTGTTTTAATGCATTACTGCTTAATAAG AACCGTTGATGACCATACAATGTTGTCTGTTCATGcgcaaattaaatacaaaaaatcaatttgggGCGTCGTTAAGGGCTTTATAGAGAAGAACACATGGGCTGGTTTGGAGGAGTATTTTAACGCCATGCAGCAAGCGTTGCAAAGTGAAACCTGCATACCACCCGCCAAGGCAAAAGGACGGCGCCCACGCCGCG GTACGGCAGCTCAAGTTCGTCCCACGGAGGATGTGCCCGAAGCTCAGACCAAAAGTGAAGCAGTTGAAGTGGCAGTGGCCACCAGTAGACGCAACACCCCACGGCTACCCCTTGTCGCAGCACAGCAATCGCCAATCGAAGCGGAACCAGAAAACAAACATAAGTGGCTGTCGGTGTTTGTGCTTGCCTTATTGTTTTTCTTAATCGCTCTAAATGTAATACTCCTACTCAAGCTTTGGGCACTGGAAGAGCGCATTGACGACGATATAAGCAATAGGGCGCGCTTACCGAATTTGGCTGCTTTGAG GGAATTGCCGAATTCGAATGAAGAGTGGGTGGAGTTGTTGCGCCAGCAAGAGATCTTGCATGAGGCGGAGTTAAAGAAGTGGCACAAAGTGCTGCAAACTGCCATTGAATTGCTGAAAAAGGTGAGCGCCGTGTGCGAATTTATTTACAAGAATGATAAACTAACACAACAGATCGAAAAAATCCATGAGGAGCTCTAG